In Rhodamnia argentea isolate NSW1041297 chromosome 11, ASM2092103v1, whole genome shotgun sequence, one genomic interval encodes:
- the LOC115736263 gene encoding protein EARLY-RESPONSIVE TO DEHYDRATION 7, chloroplastic isoform X2: MSSHASKPSLYPEVPRSNPESSSPFVSNPNPDPHPSSSSNLYPSLDMKDLVENLFPDHYGHDPSSRRHGGDPVGDDPWSPSAPPDSTEEVLIRVPGAILHLIDKEYSVELGCGDFSVVALRQGENAVVVLASVADEAQWPLTKDEATVKVDDSHYFFSLSAVDKTKSGSSSGSDSSDDEGKKRSGASDDPLNYGLTFASKGQEGLLRELDAILEKYSAFSIQKVSRKAQKGEALDVSVAKETSPAELELDGKKKEIMEDRCRAYWTTLAPNVEDYSGTAAKLIAAGSGQLIKGILWCGDVTVDRLNWGNEIMKKRLTPGEKAEIDKKTLKRLKRVKKMTRMTEKVALGVLSGVIRVSGYFTSSVANSTVGKKFFGLLPGEMVLASLDGFNKVCDAVEVAGRNVMATSSTVTTGLVSHRYGEEAGKATHEGLHAAGHAVGAAWAVFKIRKALNPKSVIKPSNIAKSTAKAAAKAAAAEAKAKSKKSK, from the exons ATGTCCTCTCACGCCTCCAAGCCCTCTCTCTACCCGGAAGTCCCTCGATCGAACCCCGAATCCTCTTCCCCCTTCGTCTCGAACCCTAACCCTGACCCCCATCCCTCCTCCTCGTCCAACCTCTACCCTTCCCTCGACATGAAGGACCTCGTCGAGAACCTCTTCCCCGACCACTACGGCCACGATCCCTCCTCCCGCCGCCATGGCGGCGACCCTGTCGGAGACGACCCGTGGTCGCCGTCCGCGCCTCCCGACTCCACCGAGGAGGTCCTCATCCGGGTCCCCGGCGCGATCCTCCACCTCATCGACAAGGAGTACAGCGTCGAGCTCGGGTGCGGTGACTTCTCCGTGGTCGCCCTTCGCCAGGGCGAGAACGCCGTCGTGGTGCTCGCGAGCGTGGCGGACGAGGCCCAGTGGCCCCTGACGAAGGACGAGGCCACGGTGAAGGTCGATGACTCACATTATTTCTTCTCGCTCAGCGCGGTGGACAAGACGAAATCTGGGTCCTCGTCTGGGTCCGATTCGAGCGATGATGAGGGTAAGAAGAGAAGCGGGGCATCGGATGATCCGCTGAATTACGGTTTGACCTTCGCATCGAAGGGGCAGGAGGGGCTGCTGAGGGAGTTGGACGCGATTTTGGAGAAGTACAGTGCGTTCTCTATACAGAAAGTATCTCGAAAGGCGCAAAAAGGAGAGGCTTTGGATGTTTCTGTGGCAAAGGAGACTTCACCGGcggaattggaattggacgggaagaagaaggagatcaTGGAGGATAGGTGCAGGGCATATTGGACGACATTGGCGCCGAATGTTGAGGATTACAGTGGGACTGCAGCAAAGTTAATTGCAGCAGGGTCTGGACAGTTAATCAAGGGTATTTTGTGGTGCGGAGATGTGACTgtggatagattgaattggggTAATGAGATTATGAAGAAGAGGCTGACTCCTGGAGAGAAGGCTGAGATCGATAAAAAAACACTTAAGAGATTAAAAAG GGTAAAGAAGATGACAAGGATGACCGAGAAAGTGGCATTAGGTGTTCTATCTGGGGTTATTAGAGTCTCCGGATACTTCACAAGTTCAGTGGCAAATTCTACAGTGGGCAAGAAATTTTTTGGTCTACTGCCAGGGGAAATGGTCCTGGCTTCACTTGACGGATTTA ACAAGGTGTGTGATGCGGTTGAAGTGGCTGGAAGGAATGTCATGGCTACATCCTCTACTGTGACAACTGGACTTGTATCCCATAG GTATGGGGAAGAAGCTGGCAAGGCAACACATGAAGGGCTTCATGCGGCAGGGCATGCTGTGGGGGCAGCATGGGCTGTTTTTAAGATAAGAAAGGCGTTGAACCCTAAGAGTGTTATTAAACCTTCTAACATTGCCAAGTCTACTGCCAAAGCTGCTGCtaaagctgctgctgctgaggCGAAAGCTAAAAGCAAGAAATCTAAGTAA
- the LOC115736263 gene encoding protein EARLY-RESPONSIVE TO DEHYDRATION 7, chloroplastic isoform X1, which translates to MSSHASKPSLYPEVPRSNPESSSPFVSNPNPDPHPSSSSNLYPSLDMKDLVENLFPDHYGHDPSSRRHGGDPVGDDPWSPSAPPDSTEEVLIRVPGAILHLIDKEYSVELGCGDFSVVALRQGENAVVVLASVADEAQWPLTKDEATVKVDDSHYFFSLSAVDKTKSGSSSGSDSSDDEGKKRSGASDDPLNYGLTFASKGQEGLLRELDAILEKYSAFSIQKVSRKAQKGEALDVSVAKETSPAELELDGKKKEIMEDRCRAYWTTLAPNVEDYSGTAAKLIAAGSGQLIKGILWCGDVTVDRLNWGNEIMKKRLTPGEKAEIDKKTLKRLKRVKKMTRMTEKVALGVLSGVIRVSGYFTSSVANSTVGKKFFGLLPGEMVLASLDGFSNQLISLTEDPAIRVESICSSQDKVCDAVEVAGRNVMATSSTVTTGLVSHRYGEEAGKATHEGLHAAGHAVGAAWAVFKIRKALNPKSVIKPSNIAKSTAKAAAKAAAAEAKAKSKKSK; encoded by the exons ATGTCCTCTCACGCCTCCAAGCCCTCTCTCTACCCGGAAGTCCCTCGATCGAACCCCGAATCCTCTTCCCCCTTCGTCTCGAACCCTAACCCTGACCCCCATCCCTCCTCCTCGTCCAACCTCTACCCTTCCCTCGACATGAAGGACCTCGTCGAGAACCTCTTCCCCGACCACTACGGCCACGATCCCTCCTCCCGCCGCCATGGCGGCGACCCTGTCGGAGACGACCCGTGGTCGCCGTCCGCGCCTCCCGACTCCACCGAGGAGGTCCTCATCCGGGTCCCCGGCGCGATCCTCCACCTCATCGACAAGGAGTACAGCGTCGAGCTCGGGTGCGGTGACTTCTCCGTGGTCGCCCTTCGCCAGGGCGAGAACGCCGTCGTGGTGCTCGCGAGCGTGGCGGACGAGGCCCAGTGGCCCCTGACGAAGGACGAGGCCACGGTGAAGGTCGATGACTCACATTATTTCTTCTCGCTCAGCGCGGTGGACAAGACGAAATCTGGGTCCTCGTCTGGGTCCGATTCGAGCGATGATGAGGGTAAGAAGAGAAGCGGGGCATCGGATGATCCGCTGAATTACGGTTTGACCTTCGCATCGAAGGGGCAGGAGGGGCTGCTGAGGGAGTTGGACGCGATTTTGGAGAAGTACAGTGCGTTCTCTATACAGAAAGTATCTCGAAAGGCGCAAAAAGGAGAGGCTTTGGATGTTTCTGTGGCAAAGGAGACTTCACCGGcggaattggaattggacgggaagaagaaggagatcaTGGAGGATAGGTGCAGGGCATATTGGACGACATTGGCGCCGAATGTTGAGGATTACAGTGGGACTGCAGCAAAGTTAATTGCAGCAGGGTCTGGACAGTTAATCAAGGGTATTTTGTGGTGCGGAGATGTGACTgtggatagattgaattggggTAATGAGATTATGAAGAAGAGGCTGACTCCTGGAGAGAAGGCTGAGATCGATAAAAAAACACTTAAGAGATTAAAAAG GGTAAAGAAGATGACAAGGATGACCGAGAAAGTGGCATTAGGTGTTCTATCTGGGGTTATTAGAGTCTCCGGATACTTCACAAGTTCAGTGGCAAATTCTACAGTGGGCAAGAAATTTTTTGGTCTACTGCCAGGGGAAATGGTCCTGGCTTCACTTGACGGATTTAGTAA TCAACTAATCAGTCTCACTGAAGATCCTGCGATAAGGGTTGAATCCATTTGCTCAAGTCAG GACAAGGTGTGTGATGCGGTTGAAGTGGCTGGAAGGAATGTCATGGCTACATCCTCTACTGTGACAACTGGACTTGTATCCCATAG GTATGGGGAAGAAGCTGGCAAGGCAACACATGAAGGGCTTCATGCGGCAGGGCATGCTGTGGGGGCAGCATGGGCTGTTTTTAAGATAAGAAAGGCGTTGAACCCTAAGAGTGTTATTAAACCTTCTAACATTGCCAAGTCTACTGCCAAAGCTGCTGCtaaagctgctgctgctgaggCGAAAGCTAAAAGCAAGAAATCTAAGTAA